In Romboutsia lituseburensis, a genomic segment contains:
- a CDS encoding deoxycytidylate deaminase, producing the protein MKRKDYISWDDYFMGISLLSGMRSKDPSTQVGACIVDKNNRIVSIGYNGFINGCSDEDFPWTRDGEFLETKYPYVVHAEQNAILNARGKSLEGCSIYVNLFPCHDCARNIIQSGIKKVYYLVDKYADTDSIKASKYMFNKANVELIQLKPNMDKIEITFK; encoded by the coding sequence ATGAAGAGAAAAGATTATATATCTTGGGATGATTACTTTATGGGAATATCTTTATTATCTGGGATGAGAAGTAAAGATCCATCTACTCAAGTAGGAGCATGTATAGTAGATAAAAATAATAGGATAGTATCAATTGGATACAATGGATTTATAAATGGATGCAGTGATGAAGATTTTCCATGGACTAGAGATGGAGAATTTTTAGAAACAAAATATCCATATGTAGTTCATGCAGAGCAAAATGCAATATTAAATGCAAGAGGAAAGTCATTAGAAGGATGTAGTATATATGTAAATTTATTCCCTTGTCACGATTGTGCAAGAAATATTATTCAGTCAGGAATAAAGAAAGTATATTATCTTGTAGATAAATATGCAGATACAGATTCTATAAAAGCATCAAAATATATGTTTAATAAAGCCAATGTAGAATTAATTCAATTAAAGCCTAATATGGATAAAATAGAAATAACATTTAAGTAA
- the nhaC gene encoding Na+/H+ antiporter NhaC, whose product MSKKILERKKPTVLQAIIPIVFMIVSLAVGYGYLKMKIEPIMIISAFFAAMIALRLGYTWDEMQRSIIDKITSALPATLILWSVGFLIGSLMFAGTVPMIIYYGIQLISPKFILVTAFLASAILSVVTGTSWGAAGTIGVAMMGIAGGLGVSLPATAGAVVAGAFFGDKLSPLSDTTNLAPMAAGSDLYDHIKHMLYTTVPAAIVSLLVYLFVGFKASGDMVTPELVMVMMDQLDSMFNFNIILILPIVLVILGSVKKWPTIPTMLGTSIVTVVLGVVVQGFNPVDGFTSLVSGFTISMTGFGGDVYPEVLKLVERGGVVSVTSTTVLIFCAMGFAGIVSVSGMLDVVLELLMSKVKSTFGIILSTIVSCFTVAFVTGSSYLSILIPGELFKDVYPKKGLHPKNLSRTLEDSGTVIVPLIPWSAAGAYMASTLGVSTIEYLPWAILNYTGIIFAIILAATGFGIAKTDIKEEIDENVVNQ is encoded by the coding sequence ATGAGCAAAAAAATATTAGAAAGAAAAAAGCCAACAGTATTGCAAGCAATAATACCAATAGTTTTTATGATAGTATCACTCGCTGTAGGGTATGGTTACTTAAAGATGAAAATAGAACCAATTATGATTATATCAGCATTTTTTGCAGCTATGATAGCATTAAGACTTGGATATACATGGGATGAAATGCAAAGATCAATTATTGATAAAATTACTAGTGCACTTCCAGCAACATTAATTCTTTGGAGTGTAGGTTTTTTAATAGGTTCATTAATGTTCGCAGGAACAGTTCCAATGATAATTTATTATGGAATACAGTTAATAAGCCCGAAGTTTATATTAGTTACAGCGTTTTTAGCATCAGCGATTTTATCAGTAGTTACAGGGACTTCATGGGGAGCAGCTGGAACGATAGGTGTTGCTATGATGGGTATCGCAGGAGGTCTTGGGGTATCACTTCCAGCAACAGCAGGAGCAGTAGTGGCTGGTGCATTCTTTGGAGATAAATTATCACCTTTATCAGATACCACAAACTTAGCACCCATGGCAGCAGGAAGTGACTTATATGATCATATAAAACATATGTTATACACAACTGTACCAGCAGCAATCGTTTCATTATTAGTTTATTTATTTGTAGGATTTAAAGCAAGTGGAGATATGGTAACTCCAGAATTAGTAATGGTTATGATGGATCAATTAGACTCAATGTTTAATTTTAATATAATATTAATATTACCAATAGTACTTGTAATTTTAGGATCTGTTAAAAAGTGGCCAACTATTCCAACTATGTTAGGAACAAGTATAGTAACTGTTGTATTAGGAGTTGTTGTACAAGGATTTAACCCAGTAGATGGATTTACATCTTTAGTAAGTGGATTTACTATATCAATGACGGGATTTGGAGGAGACGTATATCCAGAAGTATTAAAACTTGTTGAAAGAGGAGGAGTAGTTTCAGTTACGAGTACTACTGTATTAATATTCTGTGCTATGGGATTTGCAGGAATAGTAAGTGTATCAGGAATGTTGGACGTAGTATTAGAATTATTAATGTCAAAAGTAAAGTCAACTTTTGGAATAATACTTTCAACTATAGTTTCCTGCTTTACAGTAGCATTTGTTACAGGGAGTTCATACTTATCAATACTTATACCAGGTGAATTGTTTAAAGATGTTTATCCTAAGAAAGGATTACATCCAAAGAATCTTTCTAGAACATTAGAAGACTCAGGAACGGTAATTGTACCTCTTATACCATGGTCAGCTGCAGGTGCTTATATGGCATCAACTCTTGGTGTAAGTACAATTGAATATTTACCATGGGCGATTCTTAATTATACTGGTATAATATTTGCAATAATTTTAGCTGCAACAGGTTTTGGAATAGCCAAAACGGATATAAAAGAAGAAATTGATGAAAATGTAGTAAATCAGTAA
- a CDS encoding PepSY domain-containing protein translates to MKDKIKNSKENLNTEKVLQKLNENKKKIIRTVAILSIIGVLGIGATGTAVFAYAKSNINYTEKQMKEIALKKVPGEVIKVKKEFNEEDFSFEYEFKIKDKENILREITVNTSSGAIVDLDNHKDMHED, encoded by the coding sequence ATGAAAGATAAAATAAAAAATAGCAAAGAAAATTTAAATACAGAAAAAGTATTACAAAAGTTAAATGAAAATAAGAAAAAAATAATAAGAACAGTAGCTATATTATCAATAATAGGAGTATTAGGAATAGGAGCCACAGGTACAGCAGTATTTGCTTATGCAAAATCAAATATAAATTACACAGAAAAACAAATGAAAGAAATTGCATTAAAGAAAGTTCCTGGAGAAGTTATAAAAGTCAAGAAGGAATTCAACGAAGAGGACTTTTCATTCGAATATGAATTTAAAATAAAAGATAAGGAAAATATATTGAGAGAAATAACAGTTAATACAAGTAGTGGCGCAATAGTTGATTTAGATAACCATAAAGATATGCATGAGGATTAA
- a CDS encoding sensor histidine kinase, with translation MENKKKLPVSFQFSIVSLGIITTILAVYTIIQLISFSIFSIEYQNELIDKTYNQINLIIENQNIKENNIEIVLNQVSEVSDENLRIYKKNNIIFQSDTDKWRKIGLNENEGKRNTLKFIKFRPYLILDKPLNKSGCKIQILQEIDILTDIAEKYVFLFIGAIILGIILSIIGAIYLSRKFLNRLRVLANTMEDVKQNNIKTRVPLSYTNDEFDKINMLFNSMMDDIEESFDKQSQFVSDASHELRTPLTVLQGHLKMLNRWGKNDKYVLDNSINVCLEEVNRMIKMVNELLELSRSDKEALNLINLQYIYPKEIILDTIKNYELINEKIVFTKEINEDINLKIKEEHLKQLLMIIIDNAIKYNDKEKVNINIKLDLNEKGKFLSIKDNGIGIDKTHISKLTDRFYKVDESRQKNNSFGLGLSIANKILSLYNYNLNIASETENYTKITIEFNK, from the coding sequence GTGGAAAATAAAAAAAAATTACCAGTATCATTTCAGTTTAGTATTGTATCATTAGGCATAATAACAACTATACTTGCTGTTTATACGATAATACAACTAATAAGTTTTAGCATATTCAGCATAGAGTACCAAAATGAATTAATCGATAAAACTTACAATCAAATAAATTTAATTATTGAAAATCAAAATATCAAGGAAAATAATATAGAGATTGTACTTAATCAAGTCAGCGAAGTATCTGATGAAAATCTTAGAATATATAAGAAGAATAATATAATTTTTCAATCAGATACAGATAAATGGAGAAAAATTGGTCTGAATGAAAATGAAGGTAAAAGAAATACCTTAAAGTTTATAAAGTTTAGACCGTATTTAATATTAGACAAACCTCTAAATAAAAGTGGATGCAAAATTCAAATATTACAAGAAATAGATATCTTAACAGATATTGCAGAAAAATATGTATTCTTATTTATAGGTGCAATAATACTTGGAATAATACTTAGTATAATAGGAGCAATATATTTATCAAGGAAATTTTTAAATAGATTAAGAGTATTAGCTAATACTATGGAAGACGTTAAACAAAATAACATAAAAACAAGAGTACCATTGTCTTATACGAATGATGAATTTGATAAAATAAATATGTTATTTAATTCTATGATGGATGATATTGAAGAATCATTTGATAAGCAAAGTCAATTTGTATCAGATGCATCACATGAATTGAGAACGCCACTTACTGTATTACAAGGCCACCTTAAGATGTTAAATAGATGGGGTAAAAATGATAAATATGTTTTAGATAATTCAATAAATGTATGCTTAGAAGAAGTAAATAGAATGATAAAAATGGTAAATGAATTATTAGAGTTATCAAGGTCAGATAAAGAAGCTTTAAATTTAATTAATTTACAATATATATATCCAAAAGAAATAATTTTAGATACTATTAAAAATTATGAATTAATAAATGAAAAAATAGTATTTACAAAAGAAATAAATGAAGATATTAACTTAAAAATAAAAGAAGAGCATTTAAAACAATTGTTAATGATAATAATTGATAATGCCATAAAATATAATGACAAAGAAAAAGTAAATATAAATATAAAACTTGATTTAAATGAAAAAGGAAAATTTTTATCAATAAAAGATAATGGTATTGGTATAGATAAAACTCACATATCAAAATTAACTGATAGATTTTATAAAGTAGATGAATCTAGACAAAAAAATAATTCCTTTGGCCTAGGTCTATCAATAGCAAATAAAATACTATCCTTGTATAATTATAATTTAAATATAGCAAGCGAGACAGAAAATTATACAAAGATAACGATTGAGTTTAATAAATAA
- a CDS encoding response regulator transcription factor — translation MKKILIIEDENNISSFIKMELEFEGYKAFVEADGKDGLIKALEEDFDLILLDLMLPGLNGLEVCRRLKREKNTPIIMLSARDSVMDKVTGLQIGADDYIAKPFAIEELLARIQVVFRRDNNTKNSHVIEVKDLMIDLDARTVKKGDEELNFTNKEYEVLVYLIKNKNKVISRDNLIENIWGYDYEAETNVVDVYIRYLRNKLNSENKEEYIQTVRSVGYVIRS, via the coding sequence ATGAAAAAAATACTTATAATAGAAGATGAAAATAATATATCATCTTTTATAAAGATGGAATTAGAATTTGAGGGATATAAAGCATTTGTAGAAGCAGATGGCAAAGATGGATTAATAAAAGCATTAGAAGAAGATTTTGATTTAATATTATTAGATTTAATGTTACCAGGTTTAAATGGATTAGAAGTATGCAGAAGATTAAAACGTGAAAAAAATACACCAATAATAATGCTAAGCGCAAGAGATAGTGTTATGGATAAAGTAACAGGGCTTCAAATCGGCGCAGATGACTATATAGCAAAACCATTTGCAATAGAAGAATTACTTGCTCGAATTCAAGTAGTTTTTAGAAGAGATAATAATACAAAAAATTCACATGTTATAGAGGTTAAAGATTTAATGATTGATTTAGATGCACGCACTGTTAAAAAAGGTGATGAAGAATTAAACTTTACAAATAAAGAATATGAAGTATTAGTATATCTTATAAAAAATAAAAATAAGGTTATATCAAGGGATAATTTGATTGAAAATATATGGGGATATGATTACGAAGCTGAAACTAATGTAGTAGATGTATATATAAGATATTTAAGAAATAAATTAAATAGTGAAAATAAAGAGGAATATATTCAAACAGTTAGATCTGTTGGATATGTTATTAGGTCATGA
- the iadA gene encoding beta-aspartyl-peptidase, producing MILIKNVEVYSPTYLGRKDVLICGEKISLIEENIEFKNEKIKIIDGSLKKLVPGFIDQHVHITGGGGEGSFRTRVPEIMLSKLTKSGITTVIGLLGTDGTTRSVENLVAKAKALKEEGVSVYVHTGSYEYPTVTLTNSVRRDIVFIDEVIGCKIALSDHRSSTITNEELQRVASDVRSAGMISGKAGILVVHMGDGEKGLGPIIESLDNSEIPARTIRPTHVNRNEKLLLQSFDFAKRGGIIDLTCGIYDKLSPKRVIKLALENGVNPENITISSDGYGSWSNYDEYGNLVKIGVSSVEALYKEFKAMISNENMNIEDALKYVTSNVAKALDIYPKKGAICENSDGDVILLDENLDIDTVIAKGKVMVENKEVLVFGTYE from the coding sequence ATGATACTAATAAAAAATGTAGAAGTTTATTCGCCTACTTATTTAGGAAGGAAAGATGTACTTATATGTGGAGAGAAAATATCTTTAATAGAAGAAAATATAGAATTTAAAAATGAAAAAATAAAAATAATTGATGGAAGCCTAAAAAAATTAGTACCAGGATTTATAGACCAGCATGTCCATATAACAGGTGGAGGGGGAGAAGGCAGTTTTAGAACAAGAGTGCCTGAAATCATGCTTAGTAAATTAACAAAGTCTGGAATTACGACTGTAATTGGACTTCTAGGAACAGATGGAACAACTAGAAGTGTTGAAAACTTAGTTGCAAAAGCAAAAGCATTAAAAGAAGAAGGTGTTAGTGTTTATGTACACACTGGATCTTATGAATATCCTACTGTTACATTAACTAATTCAGTAAGAAGAGATATTGTATTTATAGATGAAGTGATAGGATGCAAGATAGCATTATCTGATCATAGATCATCAACTATTACAAATGAAGAATTACAAAGAGTAGCATCCGATGTTAGGTCAGCTGGAATGATTAGTGGAAAAGCTGGTATACTTGTAGTACATATGGGCGATGGAGAAAAAGGGCTAGGTCCTATAATTGAAAGTTTAGATAATAGTGAAATACCTGCTAGAACTATAAGACCTACTCATGTAAATAGAAATGAAAAGTTATTATTACAAAGTTTTGATTTTGCAAAAAGAGGTGGTATCATAGATTTAACATGCGGAATTTATGATAAATTAAGTCCTAAAAGAGTTATAAAATTGGCTTTAGAAAATGGTGTAAATCCAGAAAATATAACGATAAGTTCTGATGGATATGGAAGTTGGTCTAATTATGATGAGTATGGAAATTTAGTTAAAATAGGCGTATCTAGTGTTGAGGCACTTTACAAAGAATTTAAAGCTATGATTTCAAATGAGAATATGAATATAGAAGATGCACTTAAGTATGTAACTTCAAATGTTGCTAAGGCCTTAGATATTTACCCTAAAAAGGGTGCTATATGTGAAAACTCTGATGGAGATGTTATATTATTGGATGAAAATTTAGATATAGATACAGTTATAGCAAAAGGTAAAGTAATGGTTGAAAATAAAGAAGTATTAGTATTTGGGACATATGAATAA
- a CDS encoding SPFH domain-containing protein has translation MGNSQFDYKEKEAKYYNGIMALLLILLCIVISIGTIVLGAINENAFFIVLSIVVLVISFICLGGLKILNPKEALVLVLFGKYYGTIKKEGFFWVNPFCSSVNPTYSPQMMQTKIKNQEDLEVSIHSNTKKISLKTMTLNNEQQKVNDLLGNPIIIGVVAIWRIVEPTKAVFNVENYKTFISIQCDTTIRNIARLYPYDVSEDGDEKSLRGSSQEIADKLKTELQSRVDEAGIEVTEVRITHLSYAPEIAAAMLQRQQAEAIIAARKKIVEGAVGMVEMALNNLNDSNIVNLDDEKKAAMVSNLLVVLCANKETQPIVNSGLNNQY, from the coding sequence ATGGGGAATAGTCAATTTGACTACAAAGAAAAAGAAGCAAAATATTATAATGGTATAATGGCTTTGCTATTAATACTATTATGTATCGTTATCTCTATAGGTACAATAGTACTTGGAGCAATAAATGAAAATGCATTTTTTATAGTGCTAAGTATAGTAGTTTTAGTTATAAGTTTTATATGCTTAGGTGGATTGAAAATATTAAATCCAAAAGAAGCTTTAGTATTAGTTTTATTTGGTAAATATTATGGAACAATAAAAAAGGAAGGATTTTTCTGGGTAAATCCATTCTGTTCATCTGTAAATCCAACTTATTCACCTCAAATGATGCAAACAAAAATAAAAAATCAAGAAGATTTAGAAGTGTCTATTCATAGTAATACCAAAAAAATATCTTTAAAAACTATGACATTAAATAATGAACAGCAAAAAGTAAATGACTTATTAGGAAATCCTATAATAATAGGTGTAGTAGCTATCTGGAGGATAGTTGAACCTACAAAAGCTGTATTCAATGTAGAGAATTATAAGACATTTATATCGATACAATGTGACACAACTATTAGAAATATTGCAAGACTTTACCCTTATGATGTTTCTGAAGATGGAGATGAAAAATCTCTTCGTGGTAGTAGTCAAGAAATCGCAGATAAACTAAAAACTGAGCTTCAAAGTAGAGTTGATGAAGCTGGAATTGAAGTAACAGAAGTTCGTATTACTCATCTTTCTTATGCACCAGAAATAGCAGCTGCTATGTTACAACGTCAACAAGCAGAAGCAATAATAGCAGCTCGTAAAAAGATAGTAGAGGGAGCTGTTGGAATGGTTGAAATGGCTCTTAATAACTTAAATGATAGTAATATTGTTAATTTAGATGATGAGAAAAAAGCTGCTATGGTCAGCAATTTATTAGTTGTACTTTGTGCAAATAAAGAAACGCAACCAATTGTAAATAGCGGATTAAATAATCAATATTAA
- a CDS encoding DedA family protein, whose protein sequence is MDINTLLKHFMEQYGLISIFVIVMLEYANFPLPSEVVLPLAGIMASNLNISFITVLGISVLGGIIGSITNYLIGLYFGKPFIKYILTKFPRVKKSVHSSVNYLEKYGKISVMIARIVPIARTFISIPAGVTKMNITWFTFYSFIGIAIWNSILIYLGYILGDNLSHITLIMKNYSIAIVSIIFIFIGIYYIKKKYTKFKKEK, encoded by the coding sequence ATGGACATAAATACTTTATTAAAACATTTTATGGAACAATACGGATTAATAAGTATATTTGTTATTGTAATGCTAGAGTATGCAAATTTTCCTTTACCAAGTGAAGTTGTACTACCTTTAGCTGGAATAATGGCATCTAATTTAAATATAAGCTTTATCACTGTATTAGGAATAAGTGTATTAGGGGGAATTATAGGAAGTATTACAAACTATTTAATAGGGTTATACTTTGGTAAGCCATTTATTAAATATATACTTACAAAATTCCCAAGAGTTAAAAAGTCAGTTCATTCATCAGTGAATTATTTGGAAAAATACGGCAAGATATCAGTGATGATTGCAAGAATAGTGCCTATTGCAAGAACATTTATATCTATACCAGCTGGAGTAACTAAAATGAATATTACATGGTTTACATTTTATTCATTTATAGGAATAGCTATTTGGAATAGTATTTTAATATATTTAGGATATATTTTAGGAGACAATTTAAGTCATATAACATTAATAATGAAAAACTATTCAATTGCAATTGTTTCAATAATATTTATTTTTATAGGAATTTATTATATAAAAAAGAAATATACTAAATTTAAAAAAGAAAAATAA
- a CDS encoding site-2 protease family protein, which yields MPKNKKNIKEILSSTIPFLLMLGCGFIAGFLGTKNLDQNELAEISFLGSLFGFIFFISSVLVQTILHEAGHLVFGLMSGYEFVSFRVGSFTLIKENNKFFIKKFNLKGTAGQCLMMPKSDNCESCSYVLYNLGGILMNALVSILCFIIYSSVTTSIYLSEFLYGMIIFGVIAILTNGIPMKISGISNDGYNTFSILKNNTMKYCFYIQLKVHGLLSKGMRIKDMPIEWFEIDEKSDFSNPLICSIKCIEASYYHDRLEFDKAKSCYEFLINYSPNILKLFENEIKCELLFYEIIVTQNQNNINELYTKKLKSYIKATNCYISRARLMYAYHLIIEKDIKKANTFLDKFDKLKNTYPVKGEISGEVEVINFIKNKFLISDNINNSSL from the coding sequence ATGCCCAAAAACAAAAAAAATATTAAAGAAATCTTATCTTCTACAATTCCATTTTTATTGATGCTTGGTTGTGGATTTATAGCTGGTTTCTTAGGAACAAAAAATTTAGATCAAAATGAGTTAGCTGAAATAAGCTTTTTAGGGTCGCTTTTTGGTTTTATATTTTTTATAAGTTCAGTTTTAGTTCAAACAATTTTACATGAAGCAGGACATTTAGTATTTGGATTAATGTCTGGTTATGAGTTCGTGTCGTTTAGAGTTGGTAGTTTTACTCTTATAAAAGAAAATAATAAATTTTTTATAAAAAAATTCAATTTAAAAGGAACTGCAGGTCAATGCCTTATGATGCCTAAATCTGATAATTGCGAAAGTTGCTCATATGTTTTATACAACTTAGGTGGTATTTTAATGAATGCTTTAGTTTCTATATTATGCTTTATAATATATTCATCAGTTACCACAAGTATATATTTATCTGAATTTTTGTATGGAATGATTATCTTTGGTGTAATAGCTATTTTAACTAATGGTATTCCAATGAAAATAAGTGGAATTTCTAACGATGGATATAATACCTTCTCCATCCTAAAAAATAATACTATGAAATACTGCTTTTATATTCAATTAAAGGTACATGGACTTTTAAGTAAAGGTATGAGAATTAAGGATATGCCCATTGAATGGTTTGAAATTGATGAAAAATCTGATTTTAGTAATCCTTTAATTTGTAGTATTAAATGTATTGAGGCTAGTTATTATCATGATAGGCTAGAGTTTGATAAAGCAAAAAGCTGTTATGAATTTTTAATTAATTATTCACCTAATATACTTAAATTGTTTGAAAATGAAATAAAATGTGAGTTGCTTTTTTATGAAATAATAGTAACTCAAAATCAAAATAACATAAATGAATTATATACAAAAAAATTAAAATCATATATAAAGGCAACTAATTGCTACATCAGTAGAGCTCGTTTAATGTATGCTTATCACTTGATAATAGAAAAAGATATTAAAAAAGCCAATACATTTTTAGACAAATTTGATAAATTAAAAAATACATATCCTGTAAAAGGTGAAATTTCTGGAGAAGTTGAAGTAATTAATTTTATTAAAAATAAATTTTTAATATCTGATAATATAAATAATTCATCTTTATAA
- a CDS encoding carbonic anhydrase, which yields MRKLDKLLEYNKAFVENKEYEKYETSKEPDKKIVILSCMDTRLTDLLPKSMNLKNGDAKIIKNAGATIMHPFGSIMRSIIVAIYEFEVDEVLIVGHHGCGMCNLDTEVLLDKILDRDISEDTINTLSNSGINVSKFLHGFESVEESIEDSVNVVKNHPLIPKDIIVHGLVISPETGKIDVVVDGYKN from the coding sequence ATTAGGAAATTAGATAAACTATTAGAATATAATAAAGCATTTGTAGAAAATAAAGAGTATGAAAAATATGAAACATCTAAAGAACCTGATAAGAAAATAGTTATTTTATCATGTATGGATACAAGACTTACAGATTTGTTACCTAAGTCTATGAATCTAAAAAATGGAGATGCTAAAATAATAAAAAATGCAGGGGCAACTATAATGCATCCTTTTGGTAGTATTATGAGGAGTATTATTGTAGCAATTTATGAATTTGAAGTAGATGAAGTACTTATAGTAGGACACCATGGTTGTGGTATGTGTAACTTAGACACAGAAGTTTTACTAGATAAAATTTTAGATAGAGATATATCTGAAGATACTATAAACACACTTTCGAACTCAGGAATTAATGTTTCAAAGTTTTTACATGGATTTGAATCAGTAGAAGAGTCTATTGAAGACAGTGTAAATGTAGTTAAGAATCATCCGTTAATACCTAAAGATATTATAGTACATGGACTTGTTATATCTCCTGAAACTGGAAAAATAGATGTTGTAGTTGATGGATATAAAAATTAA
- the surE gene encoding 5'/3'-nucleotidase SurE, with translation MNILITNDDGIRANGIIELAKAMSNIANVYVVAPESQRSATGHAITIHSPIMVNEEFIAENIKAYSISGTPADCVKLGIEGILKDIHIDLVLSGINNGPNLGTDVIYSGTASAAIEGLVQNKPSIAISYNEFNVSKETYKKASMHVVKIVESVKDKLDMLDDCILNVNIPNKEIKGTKVTVLGERKYENVMEERYSPYGKRYFWIGGKIKNIDQVENNDIDCVEEGYISITPVNIDMTNKNKVNYIKDLNIF, from the coding sequence ATGAATATATTAATAACTAACGACGATGGAATAAGAGCAAATGGTATAATAGAATTAGCTAAGGCAATGTCAAATATAGCTAATGTATATGTTGTAGCTCCAGAAAGTCAAAGAAGTGCAACAGGTCATGCAATAACTATACATAGTCCGATAATGGTAAATGAGGAATTTATAGCTGAGAATATAAAAGCATACTCTATAAGTGGTACACCTGCAGATTGTGTAAAGCTTGGAATAGAAGGTATTCTTAAAGATATTCACATAGATTTAGTATTAAGTGGTATAAATAATGGACCTAATTTAGGTACTGATGTTATATATTCTGGAACGGCATCAGCAGCAATAGAAGGCCTTGTGCAAAATAAGCCATCAATAGCTATATCATATAATGAATTTAATGTTAGCAAAGAAACGTATAAAAAAGCATCTATGCATGTTGTAAAAATAGTTGAGAGTGTAAAAGATAAATTAGATATGTTAGATGACTGCATATTAAATGTAAATATACCAAATAAAGAAATAAAAGGAACCAAAGTAACTGTTTTAGGAGAAAGAAAATATGAGAATGTAATGGAAGAAAGATATAGTCCATATGGTAAAAGATATTTTTGGATAGGTGGGAAAATAAAAAATATAGATCAGGTAGAAAATAATGATATAGATTGTGTAGAAGAAGGATATATATCTATAACACCTGTAAACATTGATATGACAAATAAAAATAAGGTTAATTATATAAAAGATTTAAATATTTTTTAA